The Cytobacillus firmus genome segment CTATCCGCACATAAACACTCTCTTCGCAGCTTTTCATAGAGGATTTGCAGGGATATTGTTGAACTTTTTAATATGAAACAAGAATGGAGTGAAAAAATGATACTCAAAGAATGAAAAATCCCTCTTTATTGAGCTTTTGCCCTGACATTTTTCTTGGTGTGCTGGAGCTGAGCTGTGGGCGTGAGCGCACAGAAATATTTTTATCCGCACGTTTTTTCCGCCTATACGCACACAAAAACGCATATCCGCACACAAATATCGGCTATCCGCACACAAATATCGGCTATCCGCACATAAACACTCTCTTCGCAGCTTTTCATAGAGGATTTGCAGGAATATTGTTGAATTTTTTAGTACATAACAAGAATGGAGTGAAAAAATGATCCTAAAAGAACGAAAAATCCCTCTTTTGATTCGCAAAACAGAAGCTCTCCTCCGCAGGCTTCCATCCCATCACCCAAAAATCACACTCATTAACGAAGAAATGAATAAAAGACTTGCTGGTTATAAAGGAGAAACTTCATTGGATTTTCAACTTGATTTTCTGGATAGTAAGGAATATTTTATTCTTCATGATCTCCGCTTGCCGGATAATGATCGCTTTTTCCAAATCGATACTCTTATACTTACGAAAAAGTTTGCACTAATACTTGAAGTGAAAAATATAACAGGAATCCTGCATTTTGATACAGTATATAATCAATTAATTCGTATTAAGAATGGAAAAGAGCAAGTTTTTCCTTGCCCTTTAATTCAGGTAAATAGGCAGGCATCACAACTTAGAAGGTGGTTTAAAGCCAATGTCAGTAATGAGGAATTACCGGCCTATTCTTTTGTAGTCATTAGTAATCCGCATACAGGAATTAAAGTCATTCCCCATCATATTGACCTCAGCCGTAAAGTTATTCACCGAAATACTCTTCCTATAAAAATTGAGCAGATAGAGAGTTCAATTAAGAAAGAAATCAGTGAAAAACTTCTTAAAAAGATCATTCGCTTATTAAAGAAGCAGAGCACTGAGCAGGAAAGCTCAATTCTATCAAGATTCCAGATCAATCAATCTGAAATTCTTACGGGCGTGTTCTGCCCTGCATGCAGCTTTCTGCCTCTTGAAAGAGTAAGTCGCACATGGTGCTGTCCAAAATGCAAGATTACCAGCAAAGCAGCACATATGAAAGCATTACATGACTATAGTCTTCTGTTGGGACCTGCCATCACAAACAAAGAACTCAGAAACTTTCTGCATGTTTCTTCATCCCATGCCGCAACCAGGATCCTTCAATCCCTCAATCTCCCCCAAACCGGAGCTCAGAAAAATAGAACATATACACTCATGTTCCCAGATGAATCCACTAATCAAAATGGAATAAAAGAGGTTTTTAATTGAAAATGTCGAAACATTTAGATATCTAAAACCAACCAAAGGAGGCTTTTTCATGCCAAACGAGGAAATGCTTTTGATTCCAGGCCCAACGCCTGTTGTGGATTCGATTTATGAGGCGATGTCACAAGAGACAAGGGGGCATACGGATCCGAGGTTTGCCGCTGTTTATAAGAGTGCGATTGAGAAAACGCGGGAGATGCTGAAGACAGATGGAGAGGTGTTCGTGATCTCCGGCTCCGGTACGATTGCGATGGAAATGGCTCTGGTGAACACGGTGGCAGCAGGAGAACGGCTATTGATTATTAGCCAGGGCTTTTTCGGTGATCGTTTTCTGCATTTAGCCAGGGCGTTCGGAATCCAGGCAGATATTATTCAATCCGAATGGGGTAAGCAGGTGGACCCCGCAGCTGTTGAGGAAAAACTTGCATCTCATTCCTATAAAGCTGTGACGATAACCCATGCTGATACATCAACCGGTGTTGCAGCAGACCTGGATTCCCTGTTGCCTATCATTAAAAAGCATGGGGCACTGGTCATACTGGATGGAGTCTGTGCGACGGCGGCGATGGAGGAGGATATGAGCAAGTCATATGGCGGGGAAAAATTGATGTCGTTTTAACAGGCTCACAGAAAGCGATCGGTGTGCCGCCAGGACTGGCAATTGTAGCATTTAACCAGACAGCGCTTGCTGCCCGCGAACAAATGGAACGGGTTCCTGCCTACTATTGCGATATTTATAATTGGATTCCCATTATGCATGATCCTCAAAAATACTTTGCCACACCGCCTGTGAATTTGATTTATGCCTATGATGAGGGAATGAGGCTCGTGTTAGCGGAAGGAATGGAACATCGCTATAAGCGCCATGAATCATACGGTAAAGCTGTCCGGGCTGCACTTGCTGAATATGGAATGAAGGCAATTGCAGCCGAAAATGCCGCTGCAGCCACTCTCAGCTGCATTTTATATCCAGAGGGACTGGACGATGCGGAGTTCCGGGCATCTCTTGCGAAGAAAGGTGTTATCGTTGCCGGAGCACTGGCCCACCTTGCCGGAAAAGCATTCCGAATCGGCCATATGGGGAATACGACTGAAGATATGCTTGAACAAGCAGTTATACTGATCGGTGAAACCATGAAAGAACTGGGCATTGAAGCAAATATTCAAAAAGCGGTTGCTAAGTTTAGAGAGCTTTCAATGCCTGTTGCTTAATAAGGAGGGAAAGGATGTCTGATTTAACTTTGCGGGCGGCTGAGACAGAGCTGGGAGAATTAAAACTGATAGGGATCCGAGTCCTATGCCAGCCGGATCAGTATCTGTCTGAAATCCCGCAAGCTATTAAGCTATTATCTGGACGCCTTACAGAAATTAAGGGAGCTGTAAATCCAGATCGGCTTGTTGGTGCTTTTAAAGTGGAGGAAGACTCTCCTGAAGAAGACGGCTATTGGATTGGCATTGAGGTGAAGGAATTTATCAGTGTTCCTGATGGAATGTTCTCATTAGAAATTCCACCGCAAAAATATGCTTCTATCCGGCACAAAGGTCCTAATGATAAGATTGGAAATTCCTATAGTGAATTGCACAGCTGGATTGAAAAAAAGGGATACAAACGGCTGAAAAATAAGTGGCACATAGAAATCCATCATAGCTGGGAAAGTATTGAGGATTTAGATATAGAGCTGCTGGATACGATCTCATAATGTTAAAGACTGCCTACCCGGCAGTCTTTTCCCTGAAAAAAGAAGAATGGAGAATTTACAAATGATAGATTATCGGATTAAACATGTAAAGGGCTATGATGAAAAAATAGGAGAACTTGTGTCAATGCTTGAGCATGCAAGGTCTGTGACGCTTAAAGATGTTGCTGGCTTGACACAGAAGGAGATGGATTTTCTTCCCGATGAAAACAGTAATTCAATAGGATCCCTTCTGAAGCATATCGCTTTTGTGGAGTATGTTCACCAAATCATTACTTTTGAAAATAGAGATCTTAACGATGAAGAATATTCAAAATGGGCCGCTGCGTATGAACTTGGTGAGAAGGCAAGGAATGAAATTAATAACAATCCTCTTGAATTTTACTTGGAGGAATTGTCAGCAATTAGAGAGAAAACGTTAAAACTTTTAGCATCCAAACAGGATAGCTGGCTATATGAAGAAGGAAAGTGGAGCAATGGAATCACTTTCAACAACTATTGGTTCTGGTATCACGTTATGGAGGATGAAATCAGCCATCGCGGCCAAATCCGGGTGATAAAAAGACAGCTGTCAGCTCAGAGGTGACAAGATACCCGTCTGCCTTTTTTCCAAAAATATGAAACAAAAGTTCCTTTTGTTCGTATATAAGGAAAACAGTTAAAGGCGGTTTTAATGATGAAAAAAATCAATTGGGATATTTCAGGAAACGTAATTGCTTTTGGATTATCTCTTGGGATTGTGTTTGGTATGCTTTTTGACAATTGGGCTTTGGGCATTGCCCTTGGAGTGGCTTTTGGATTATCTCTTGGGTCCGGGAAGAAAGAGTAAGGGAGGGGGCTGTTTTGATAAAAAATATAAAGCTATTTGTTGTATCAATTGTCTTAATCATTATTTCCATGGCTTTAAACTTTCCTTTTCCGCATGAAAATCCACTAGGTGATACATCAACAACGATTTTAAATATTCCAATCAAATCAGCAGATGGCTTTTATTATGCAGGAGTATTTATTCTCCTTTTACTTGCGCTGGGTATGGTCTTGCTTCATCGTTCACTCGAAAAATTTCATTTGCGGTCTTTTTTTGCCGTTATCATCATCGTTTCCCTTCTGCCTCCTTCTCTGGCAGAGGCTTATCAAAAAACGCTTGCAAATGGCATCAATGCAGTTTCCTATATAAAAGATGAAAGTCAATGTAAGTTTGTAATGATTGGTGAAGATAATTTGAAGGGAAAGTGTGAGCTGCCATTTGAAAATTACAGCAATGAAGAAGTGTCTTTTACTATCGGCTTTTATGACAGATATTTATTTGAAGAGGATGTAAAGATGCTTTCACTGATGAACAGCGGTGAACCTATTACCGTTAAATTGCTCCCTGACGAAGTAAAGGTCGTCCGGATTGAGAAAGAGATCGATGTGTCAAAAATCAAAAACCACGTTGAAAATGGAGAGGCCGCTTATGTAAGCATCATAATTCAGTCTGGTGAGAAAAACAGGAAATTGTAAGAGGGGCTGAGGCAATGAACATTGAGTTAAAACCCGTCACAAGAGACAATTGGGAAGAAGTCATTAAGATGAAAGTAAAAGAATCGCAGCGTGATTTCGTTCCATCAGCGGCTGTATCACTTGCCAAGGTTTATATTAAACCAGATGGGGATGCAGTAGAGTATATTCCATTCTCAATCTATGACAATGATAAAATGGTTGGTTTCATCATGCATGCCTATGAGCCGGATACAGTTAATATGTATTGGATAAACGGTTTTTTTATTGATCAGAAGTATCAGGGCAGGGGCTATGGCCGTGCAGCTTTAGCCGTGATGATCAGCTGGATAAAAACTAAATTTCCAAAATGCGAGGAAATCCGCTTAACGGTTCATAAAGATAATCAACATGCAAGGATACTTTATAAAAACTTCGGATTTTCCCCACCGCTGAGATATGGGGAGAGGAAGAGGTTTACTATTTTTCGGTATAAAGGAGTTATTTATGATTAATGAAACACTGGAATTAAATAAGAAAAGCTGGGACGAAGCGGCTAAAAGGTTTTATGGGCGTAATCCGCTGCCTGAATATGGACCATTGGAGCCAACTGAAGGTGACCTTCACTTGTTTGGAGATGTGCGAAGCTTAAAGATGCTGGAGATTGGGTGCGGCAGCGGGCATTCCCTAAAATATTTGGACCAGCGGGGAGCAGGTGAATTATGGGGATTGGATTTATCGTCCCGACAAATCGATGCTGCCAAGGAACTTTTGAAAAATTCCTCCTCAAGAGTAAAGCTGTTTGAATCCCCGATGGAACAGAATCCCGGAATCCCTTCTGGTTATTTCGATGCCGTTTTTTCCATTTATGCGATTGGCTGGACCACGAATTTAGAAGAGACGCTGAAAAACGTTCATTCCTACCTTAAATCAGGCGGGATGTTTATTTTCAGCTGGGAACATCCGATGTATAACCGGATTAAGGCTGAAAATGGAGCATTAATTATGGATAAGTCCTATCATGAGGAAGGCTCCTATCAGCATATAGCCTGGAACCAGCCTGCCATTATGCAGCAGTATAAACTAAGTACATATATCAATATATTAATAGAAAACGGGTTTGCGATTGAAAGGGTAATTGAAGATGTCAGCCTTACTGAAGAAGATGTTCAGCGGCATTCCAACCGGTGGTATTCCTATGAAAAAACGAAAGCTATACCCGCTGCTTTTATTATTAAATGCAGAAAGCTATAGAAGAAAAGGCGGATGAGACCGAATGACCTACCATATTAGAGTCAGAGCAGGTGCAGTTATTATAGAAAACAATTCGATTCTGCTGATTGAGTTTCAGGATGAAAGAGGCCTTCATTACAATTTGCCTGCAGGTGGGGTTGAACCCAAAGAATCTGTTATTGATGCAGTGAAAAGGGAAGCGAAAGAAGAGGCATCTGTAGATGTGACGGTCGGCCCATTGGCATTCGTTTATGACTATGCCCCGCACTTAAATGAATTCAGGTATGGGCAGATACATTCACTGGGCTTACTGTTTGAATGTCAGTTAAAGGAAGGCTCATTGCCTAAAATGCCTTCAGCCCCGGATCCTAACCAGACAGGAGTTAGATGGGTGCCGCTTTCTGAACTGGCCAATATAGTATTGTATCCTAATATGAAAGCTCACATCTTGGAATATGTTAAACATAAAAGAAACATAGATTTGATCGAAGAACACACACTGGATGTGTACGCAATGGAGATGAAAAAATGAACGAAGAAATAATGATCGATTGTGGTGAAGTAATCCTTAGGGAATACCGGATGGAGGACGTCCAGGCACTCTATGAAATTACTTCTCAGCCGGAAGTTTATGAGTTTATTCCAGGTGCACAGGCTACGCTTGAGCAGCGGGTGAACTGGATGGAGAATTATGAAATTCCGGCAAATGAAAAATTCAAGTCCTCAATGCCGAACCTGAAAGATGCCGGCTTTTTGAATTTGGGAATTATTCTAAGGGAAACTGGAGAGTTTATTGGCTTTTGCAATACAGGAATAAAGGAGGAATTGCCGGAACCGAATAGGGAAATTGGCTATGCCATCTCAAAGCACTACCGGGATAAAGGCTTTTCCACCCTTGCTGCAAAAGGGCTAGTAGGCTTTCTTTTTGAAAATACGGCTCTTGAAACAATGAATGCTGTTGCACTAATCAGCAACACAAGTTCTATTAAAGTTTTGCAAAAATGTGGCTTCAAGCGTGCCGGCGAAATAGAGATTGATGGAGAATCGTTTTTCCATTACACCATTAGAAAAAAGGATTGGGCCTAGATATTTTTCAAAGACACCCGCATTCATCATGGGGGTGTCCCGTTATTTTGGCTATAGATCAGATTTTGGATTTGTATTAAATGTGCCGTTTTTATTTTCCTTTTCATGTCCGCGCACCTGGTCTCCGCCATTTCCTTTTTCATGCACTTTTTTGCCGCCGAGCTTCACATTTGGATATTCTTGTTCCCGCATGGTCTTCACCTCCATGTTAATTAAATTATCCATAAAGGATAAAAATATATAAATTTTGGGGTTTTAATATGGAAATAACACTTATCAGACATGGCAGGTCCGCGCATATAGAAAATCACCGCATGAGCAGCCGGGAATACAAAAAATGGGTTGAAATGTATGATCTGTTAGGGATACTTGAGGGTGAGATCTGCCCTGCGGATGCAACTGAAAAAGGGGCCACAACATCAATTTTACTCACGAGTGATTTAAGAAGGGCAATCGAATCAGCAAGAACCCTTAACCCTTCAGCAAAGATACAATCAGATCCGTTATTCAGGGAAATGGATTTGCCGGTGCCTGACATGAATTTTCCAGGAGTGAGATTAAGGCCAAATACATGGGCTGTAATATTAAGATTACTTTGGATCTGCGGCTATTCACAGGGCTGTGAATCATACTTTGATGCAAAGAAACGGGCAAAGCAGGCATCTTTAAAGTTAACTTCTTTTGCAAGAGAACATCAGCATGCTGTTCTCATAGGGCACGGATTTTTCAACCTTTATATTGCAAAAGAACTTCAAAAAGCCGGATGGACCGGAATGAGAAGAACAGGTTCAAAGCATTGGAATGCAGTCACTTACATAATATAACGGGGGCGTTGGAGAATGGTAAAACCGAACCTAGCATCGAAGTTCAAGACATTTGGACAATATGAATGCCACAGATCAAGCGATCTATATGAGTTCTTGTCTTACAAGATTGCAGAGGATGAGGAATTGCTGGATTTGGCATCGAATACGAGAGACGGCCAGCCGGTGCCGAATTTATTTTTTGGTGCCATTCATTATCTGCTGTTACAAGGGAAAGAGCATGAACTTAAGGAATTCTATCCAAGTATAGTGGAGGATCCAGGAAAACCCCGGGATTCCTTCCAAAGCTTTAAAGATTTTTGCAGCCTGTATTCACAGGAAATTAAAGAGATAGTACAGACAAGATTAGTTCAGACGAATGAAGTAAGGCGCTGTGCTTACTTATACCCGGTATTTGCTTATATTTACAAGCAATCCAAAAAGCCGCTGGCCCTGATTGAAATTGGAACCAGCGCAGGTCTGCAGCTTCTTTGGGATCAATACAGCTACTCTTATGGCACAGGAGAAACATACGGGAATCCAAACGCGAACGTTCATTTATCCTCTGAAATCAAGGGGGGGCATGTCCCGATTTTTCCTGAAGAAATGCCGCCGGTTGCTTCCAGAATTGGGGTCGATCTTCATATAAATGATTTGAATATCCGGGAAGATTTTTTGTGGCTGAAATCACTTATCTGGCCAGAACATAAGGAGAGAAGAACTCTATTCGAAAAAGCTGCCCAATGTGTAAGGGGAAATCCAATCACCCTTATAGAAGGAGATGGTGTTGAGCTTTTGCCAGGTTTAATTGAAGGTATACCGGAAGATCATTCAATCTGTGTATTCCACACCCATGTGGCCAATCAAATGCCGCCAGAATTAAAAGAGAATCTGCTTGCAAAGATAAAAGCAAGCGGACGCATGAGGGATATCTTTCATATTTATAACAATATCCAGGACCGGAATCTGCATCTGGATTATTATTTGCATGCCACAGAATACAAAAAACTGGTCGGCCAAACAGAAGGGCATGGAAAGTGGTTTATTTGGAAAATGAATTAGAATTCATTAATCTTTCGCTCTCCGAAAATTTTGAAACTTGACATCATCTGTTATACTTATCTAGGTAAGTATATATTGTTTTAACCTATTAACAGATATATCTTGCAAATATTAAGTGATAGGTGGAAATACAAATGAGTCAAAAACCGTACAGAGTATTACTTTACTACATGTATGTTCCGATTGAGGACCCTGAGGAGTTCGCAAAGGAGCATAAAGAATTTTGCAATGAGCTTGGCCTGAAGGGGCGTATTCTTGTTGCGAATGAAGGCATAAATGGGACTGTTTCTGGACCAGTGGAACAGGCAGACCGCTATATGGAAGTAATGAAGCAGGATCCGCGCTTTGCGGAGATGGTTTTCAAAATAGATGAAGCAGATGGACATGCATTTCCAAAGATGAAGGTTCGTGCACGCCCCGAGATTGTCACACTTCGCCTTGAAGACGATGTGAACCCGAACGAGATTACAGGCAAATACCTGGAGCCAAAAGAGTTCTTCGAAAGACTTCAGGATGAAGACACGATTGTATTGGATGCACGAAATGACTATGAGTATGATCTTGGACACTTCAGAGGAGCGATCAGGCCGGATATTGAAAATTTCCGCGACCTGCCAAACTGGGTCCGTGAAAATAAAGAATTGCTTGGCGATAAAAAGATCATTACGTATTGCACAGGCGGCATCCGCTGTGAAAAGTTCTCAGGCTGGCTTGTAA includes the following:
- the trhO gene encoding oxygen-dependent tRNA uridine(34) hydroxylase TrhO, coding for MSQKPYRVLLYYMYVPIEDPEEFAKEHKEFCNELGLKGRILVANEGINGTVSGPVEQADRYMEVMKQDPRFAEMVFKIDEADGHAFPKMKVRARPEIVTLRLEDDVNPNEITGKYLEPKEFFERLQDEDTIVLDARNDYEYDLGHFRGAIRPDIENFRDLPNWVRENKELLGDKKIITYCTGGIRCEKFSGWLVKEGFEDVAQLHGGIVTYGKDPEVQGQLWDGQLYVFDDRIGVPVNQKEHVIVGKDYFTGESCERYVNCANPACNKKILCSEENEHKYMRSCSDECRTHPRNRYIAEHGLSEAEVEARLEEVKA
- a CDS encoding histidine phosphatase family protein, yielding MEITLIRHGRSAHIENHRMSSREYKKWVEMYDLLGILEGEICPADATEKGATTSILLTSDLRRAIESARTLNPSAKIQSDPLFREMDLPVPDMNFPGVRLRPNTWAVILRLLWICGYSQGCESYFDAKKRAKQASLKLTSFAREHQHAVLIGHGFFNLYIAKELQKAGWTGMRRTGSKHWNAVTYII
- a CDS encoding nuclease-related domain-containing protein, yielding MNKRLAGYKGETSLDFQLDFLDSKEYFILHDLRLPDNDRFFQIDTLILTKKFALILEVKNITGILHFDTVYNQLIRIKNGKEQVFPCPLIQVNRQASQLRRWFKANVSNEELPAYSFVVISNPHTGIKVIPHHIDLSRKVIHRNTLPIKIEQIESSIKKEISEKLLKKIIRLLKKQSTEQESSILSRFQINQSEILTGVFCPACSFLPLERVSRTWCCPKCKITSKAAHMKALHDYSLLLGPAITNKELRNFLHVSSSHAATRILQSLNLPQTGAQKNRTYTLMFPDESTNQNGIKEVFN
- a CDS encoding DinB family protein — its product is MIDYRIKHVKGYDEKIGELVSMLEHARSVTLKDVAGLTQKEMDFLPDENSNSIGSLLKHIAFVEYVHQIITFENRDLNDEEYSKWAAAYELGEKARNEINNNPLEFYLEELSAIREKTLKLLASKQDSWLYEEGKWSNGITFNNYWFWYHVMEDEISHRGQIRVIKRQLSAQR
- a CDS encoding GNAT family N-acetyltransferase, whose product is MNEEIMIDCGEVILREYRMEDVQALYEITSQPEVYEFIPGAQATLEQRVNWMENYEIPANEKFKSSMPNLKDAGFLNLGIILRETGEFIGFCNTGIKEELPEPNREIGYAISKHYRDKGFSTLAAKGLVGFLFENTALETMNAVALISNTSSIKVLQKCGFKRAGEIEIDGESFFHYTIRKKDWA
- a CDS encoding class I SAM-dependent methyltransferase → MINETLELNKKSWDEAAKRFYGRNPLPEYGPLEPTEGDLHLFGDVRSLKMLEIGCGSGHSLKYLDQRGAGELWGLDLSSRQIDAAKELLKNSSSRVKLFESPMEQNPGIPSGYFDAVFSIYAIGWTTNLEETLKNVHSYLKSGGMFIFSWEHPMYNRIKAENGALIMDKSYHEEGSYQHIAWNQPAIMQQYKLSTYINILIENGFAIERVIEDVSLTEEDVQRHSNRWYSYEKTKAIPAAFIIKCRKL
- a CDS encoding GyrI-like domain-containing protein, with amino-acid sequence MSDLTLRAAETELGELKLIGIRVLCQPDQYLSEIPQAIKLLSGRLTEIKGAVNPDRLVGAFKVEEDSPEEDGYWIGIEVKEFISVPDGMFSLEIPPQKYASIRHKGPNDKIGNSYSELHSWIEKKGYKRLKNKWHIEIHHSWESIEDLDIELLDTIS
- a CDS encoding DUF2332 domain-containing protein, with the protein product MVKPNLASKFKTFGQYECHRSSDLYEFLSYKIAEDEELLDLASNTRDGQPVPNLFFGAIHYLLLQGKEHELKEFYPSIVEDPGKPRDSFQSFKDFCSLYSQEIKEIVQTRLVQTNEVRRCAYLYPVFAYIYKQSKKPLALIEIGTSAGLQLLWDQYSYSYGTGETYGNPNANVHLSSEIKGGHVPIFPEEMPPVASRIGVDLHINDLNIREDFLWLKSLIWPEHKERRTLFEKAAQCVRGNPITLIEGDGVELLPGLIEGIPEDHSICVFHTHVANQMPPELKENLLAKIKASGRMRDIFHIYNNIQDRNLHLDYYLHATEYKKLVGQTEGHGKWFIWKMN
- a CDS encoding NUDIX domain-containing protein; this translates as MTYHIRVRAGAVIIENNSILLIEFQDERGLHYNLPAGGVEPKESVIDAVKREAKEEASVDVTVGPLAFVYDYAPHLNEFRYGQIHSLGLLFECQLKEGSLPKMPSAPDPNQTGVRWVPLSELANIVLYPNMKAHILEYVKHKRNIDLIEEHTLDVYAMEMKK